One window of Quercus robur chromosome 12, dhQueRobu3.1, whole genome shotgun sequence genomic DNA carries:
- the LOC126710365 gene encoding protein PHOSPHATE-INDUCED 1-like, with amino-acid sequence MAYLVSTHLLLQLVLVFSFFHFNLAARRLADSAETQQPLLFQYHNGPLLTGKISINLIWYGKFKPSQRAIISDFIASLSTSTPTKAQPSVATWWKTTDKYYHLVNSKKPSTLGLSMGTQIIDETYSLGKSLSNQQIEELASKGVQKNAINVVLTSNDVAVEGFCMSKCGTHGSLKGESVQGNSYKFAYIWVGNSETQCPGQCAWPFHQPIYGPQNPPLVAPNNDVGLDGMVINLASLLAGTTTNPFGNGFFQGPKDAPLEAASACPGVYGKGAYPGYAGELLVDPATGASYNANGANGRKYLVPALFDPSTQTCSTLA; translated from the coding sequence ATGGCTTATTTAGTTTCCACACATCTATTACTACAGCTAGTTCTTGTATTCTCTTTCTTCCATTTCAACTTGGCAGCAAGGAGACTCGCTGATTCAGCTGAAACCCAACAACCTTTACTCTTCCAATACCATAATGGTCCTCTTCTCACTGGAAAAATCTCCATTAATCTCATCTGGTATGGCAAATTCAAGCCCTCACAAAGAGCTATTATCTCAGATTTCATTGCCTCTCTTTCTACTTCCACACCCACAAAAGCTCAACCATCTGTTGCAACCTGGTGGAAAACCACAGATAAATACTACCACCTAGTCAACTCTAAGAAGCCCTCCACTCTTGGTCTCTCAATGGGTACGCAGATCATTGATGAGACTTACTCCTTAGGAAAATCACTCTCAAATCAGCAAATAGAGGAGTTGGCATCAAAGGGTGTCCAGAAAAATGCTATCAACGTGGTTTTGACATCAAATGATGTGGCAGTTGAAGGCTTTTGTATGAGCAAGTGTGGAACCCATGGATCTCTAAAGGGTGAATCTGTTCAAGGCAATAGCTACAAGTTTGCTTACATTTGGGTTGGCAATTCGGAGACTCAATGCCCAGGCCAATGCGCGTGGCCATTCCACCAGCCCATCTATGGACCCCAGAACCCACCCCTGGTTGCACCCAATAACGATGTGGGTCTGGATGGTATGGTCATCAACCTGGCTAGTCTCTTAGCTGGTACAACTACCAACCCATTTGgaaatggcttcttccaagGACCAAAGGACGCACCATTAGAGGCTGCATCAGCTTGTCCTGGTGTGTATGGCAAGGGGGCTTACCCTGGTTATGCTGGGGAGCTTTTGGTGGACCCTGCGACAGGTGCTAGCTATAATGCAAATGGTGCTAATGGAAGGAAATACTTGGTCCCAGCCCTCTTTGACCCATCTACCCAAACATGTTCAACTCTTGCATGA